The Agelaius phoeniceus isolate bAgePho1 chromosome 2, bAgePho1.hap1, whole genome shotgun sequence region GGGTTTCCAGGAGGACGCTTTGCAGGAAAAGTTTCTGGGAAGGCTTCTCCACCCTCCACAGCTTAGAAGAGTGTGTGTTgcacaaagaaaaagataaaactaCTCTTCCAGCACTAGAACTGGGCTCTACATGCCTCAAGCACAGCCATGTGCTAATACCATCTTTTGCTGCCTTTGGATGACTCATTTGggcaggctgagccctgcctcaTGAGCAGGTCACTCACACAGCATGCCCTTTGGTGCTTGAATTTCACTTCCTTTTTAAGAAACCTGATTTCCCTCCTGCTGAGTtggttgttttcttctcttaGGTACCACCACATAAGCCAACTCGGAGGAAACCaccctgctcccttcccttgTATTCCCACAAAACTGAGACAAGTGACAATGATGAGCAAGTGAGTATCAATTTAGCAGGGAACAAGGTCTTTCCTCTCTGCAGCCTGTTCTCTCCTGAGACACGAGTTTGGAGGTGGCAGAGAGGTCAGGCTGTGCAGTCAGAGCCATCAATCAGGCAGCAGCAAACCTGCCCCTGCTCTCACACGTGTACTGACCCAGAGTCAGCTCCATgctgttccctgctcctgcagcatgGATGCACAGCCCATTTCtactgcttttgttttcacCCTTGGCACACTGGTGGAACCATCCAGTTACCACTGATATTTAGTAGATTTGAACAGGGAGCACCCATGCTGTTTGTTGAGCATAATGGGGTAGTAGTTCTACTCACGAGATTTTTCCGTCTTCAAGAAAAGGGAATAATTAATCCAGAGTGAAAAGGGGGTTTGTTGGCAATACCCACAGAATATTTCTTTAGGACCCTTGAATGAGCAGGTCCCAGTAAGCTGGCTGCAACTTAGGAAATTTTACACTCAGGCCCCCTTTCGTCACTTCTGTCTTTCGGTATTTCAGGGTATGAGGTCTACCCACCAAATTTCACATTGTCACCTGCCCTTAACAAGCAGGTAGTTCTTTGTCCTTCTTATCTGTGAGCTACAGGCTCTTGCTGCCTCCATGCCAAAGGGGCATTAAGTTTTAAAATGTTAGATCCCTTCCTTTTCTGAAAAAAGCAATATGCCCCTTCTCAAAGCAATGCTCTCTCTTTCTCAAACTGCTTCCAGCCTTTTCATAGCTCTACCTTTCCTGCCATTTAGGCCCTTCCTGCTTATACTAATTGGATATCCTTTAACTTGGTTACTCAAGTGGTGGCAGAAAGTCTTTCCCGTTACAGAAAGTTCACAATATTTGCCAACATAAAGGTTTTAGGAGGTAGAATTTTAATCTGCCTGGTCCTGAAATAATAccaggagaaactgtgccacaGGCTAGATACTTTAATGAAGGCAATGTAGGAGCAGAGCCATTCCACATCACCTAACTCAGACTCTTCAGACAGCAGCCCTTTTTGCCCAGAAGAGGGGTTCGTGTATCTAGCCCTAGGATGGCTAGATAGCAAAAGGAGAACGGGGTCaggaatgaagaaaaagaaacttttgtATTGGAGCACTATATGAAGCTTCATTTGCTTCCCTACAAGCAGTTTCTGCTTATCTCTTCCAAGTTTTCTGCCTTTATTGTATTTCCTCTTTTCCACCCACTACACTGTGATGTTCTCCTGTTTCATTCTGTTTTGCAGAAGCGGTCGCCAAATGCTTGCCCCATTCCCAAGGTCAAGGTGAAAAGTTCACCCATGATTGAAAAGCTGCAGGTAGGTCCTGCAAGAGCCCACATGGCTTCCCCAGCAAATTAAAACTGACTGGCATTGGTCACAGCTACTTCCtttgcagagcagccagaggggaagGGGATGCAGGAGCCAGGGGTGACAGCCAGGTAAGCAGGGCCTCACTGGGGAGGATCCAGCCCCACCACACACAAAGGGGAAGGCAGAACAGGTCTGGTAATGGTAATGGGCACCAGAAGCAGTCCAGTgatccccaggtgtgcccataAGCATGCATGGATCAGGATCATTTGGATCTGTGGCATACATGGCTGGGCATGGGCATGGCAGCAGCGCTGactgagcaggggcaggagcctCAATTTAAGTGCAGCTCTTGAGAGAAAGTGAGGGAAGCCCTGGCTGAGACTTCCTCCAGCTCTTTCCTCACAGCAGGGTCACTCACTTGAGTCCCCTGCACTCCACTGGGGAGCTGGCCTCGAGCACAGGCAGTGACAATCCTGGCAGTGGGGCGTGTGCTCCAGGCTCTGGCTGTCCTGTGTGTGCCTGGAAGCTCTGCACTGCACTTCCCTCCTCTGGATTCCTGCAGCTACACACAGCACACCCAGCACTTTTTGTGCTTCCGTGGTGCCtgatctgtgctgctgagggcagctCAGCACTCGATGGCCTGAAGACAGagtgccctgcccctgccagctgcctgtcccagcagcacatgTCACTCCAGAGCCTCCTGGCCACCCTGACACAACCTGAGCCTATTCATAGTACTGTCCCTCCTGATGCACCCAAGGACATTTGCCTAGGGGAGCTTCCCAGTGAGAGGCCAGCAGGAAATGTTTTGCCACAGTTAATCACAAGCTCGCTGCTTTCCATGGTCTTCTCACAGCTGCACAGGTCATTCTGCAAGATCAGGCTGGAAAATGCAAGCTCCTGTTGGGCACATGCAGGAGGGTTAAATCTTGAACCATTGCTGGCTGCTTGTTCAGATTTTCTGCCAGTTCAGCCACTGCACTGTGGTGTATTGGCCGGGTCACTGGAAAAATCCAAAAGGCCTCAGGATGACAAAAGAACATGTCCTGAGTTCCAGCTGCCAGGGAAAGACAAATGTCcagtcacagcttctctgcCCAGGCTTGTTTGTTGACAGTGTCACCAGGAGGAACGCACAGCCAGGAGGTCTGTGGCTTGTGACAGCTGAGAgatgtggcagggcaggggttcCCCTGTGTGGCTGTTGTGTGTAGCACACGCTGCTGTCCCGCATGCTCCTGAGAGGCGTTTTTCATTGCAGGCCAATCTGGCTtttgctccagctgctctgctgccggGCGTGTCTCCCAAAAGCCCTGGGATGAAAGTCCTGGTTTCTCCGTTCAGCACGCCTCCCTCAACGCccaccagcccagggacccAGTCCCAGCCCAGCGAGACGCCAGTCAGCTTTGATCAGCCCCCAGAGAGCACTCAGCTGCAGTTCTACAACAAGGTAGGGGATATGTGCTAGGACTTCTCCATTCCACAAGGTTTGCTTATTGCCtggggatgaggaggaagaggaggctgagCCCTCTGTCCTGCTGTAAGGCTGTGTATTTGTGGCCAAGAAAGAAGATTAGTGCAGCAGGTTCCAAACAGCCTTTCAGTGTAGCTGTGTGGAGTCTCCTCTCTGCCAGTGTGTGGGAAGGAAGGGATGGAGGGGCAGGACCCAGTCACCTCAGCTTGGCAGTAACGGGGTGGagggtgccagggggtgctgTGAGCAGGTGGTGCCACACGCCAGCAGATGTCTGAGGTGGCTGAGGCTCAGTTTGGGGAGCCACGCAGAGTTTCTCAGTTTCACAGGTGTCACCAGAGCGCTCAGCACTTAAGTGAGGAGCTATAACCTGCATTGACCATCACTAGCTGGCGTTCAGACTCCTTCCTCAATCTGCCAAGAGCAGAAAAGGCTGGTACATCCAGTGGCATTTTCCTCTGTTGTGGTTTCCTGCtttccactgcccttctcttgACTGCTTTGCTGTCTGCTTTCCCTGCCCCCCAGGTGCGGACGCGAGGATCCATAAAGCGCCGGCCTCCCTCCCGGAGGTTCCGAAGATCTCTGTCCGAGTACGGAGACGGGGAAGATCTAGGGGTCAGCTTGTCCTCTCCAGAAAATGGTGCCAGGGAAGATGAGGTCTTTGGGCCCAATGGCAAGACAGAGGAGGTGGAAACGGGGAGCAAAGAGCAAAAGAAACAGGCAGGGTCTGATGAGAAGCCCCCATCAAGGACGGGATCCAGCAGATCAGAGGATGAAGAGAAAGGGAACAAAGAGCAGAAGAGACAGGCAGAGTCTGATGAGAAGCCCCCATCAAAGAGAGCATCCAGTGGATCAGAagatgggggaaaaggggaaaaacaggCAGAGGAAATTACCCCTTGCAAGAATAACACAGGGAATacaaaggaggaggaagtgTGTCATGATGGCCCAGGAGAGGAGAACTCTCCTCAGCCTCCCTCTGGAAACAATGAGATGTGTGACAGTCCCCAGGGAGAAGAGCAGCAAAGCACTGCCTGTGAACAAGGAAAGGGAGacaaggagaaggagggagCTGAATGTGAAACAAAGGAAAGCAGTGagagcacagacacacagagaacGTCAGACACTGAGGAAACAGCGCTGGCACCTGAACCACTGCAGGATGCAGTGGGATTAGGGACTGCCAGCGAGCCTTCAGTGTCAGTCACGCAGGACCAGGGCACAGCGTAGCTGTGACACACAGGTAAGATGGGCCAGCGTGATGGTGGCTCCTGAGGCACCTGAGGGTTTTGCTGTTAGCAAAAATGGCAACTGTGACAGAACACAACAGTGATTTTGCTGCTCCCCATATGTCAAAGCCTCAGATCTCAGGCGTGCAGAGACTGTGAAGCAGGGTACTCAAAACAACCAGCTCTCATGGGGGGTGTTACAGAGAGgatggaaaagaagcaaagctgATTGTGCATTCAGTATAATGGAGAGGCTCTGCTCACCAGGCACCCTCCTGCATTGCTGTTTTGAAAGCAATCTGAAAGTATTTGCAGTAAAATGCACATTTCCCCAGCAGTAGCCATGTATATGCTATATCAATATGACTCCttacatataaatatttatatgtgtGCACACGTATGTATacatgtgtacatatatatatattatattccCTATGTGTTTAGCTTGTTAGCTTTGCCAGCAAACCCAGGGCACACCAGTTTCATGATCAGCTCTGAAAGCATGCAAGCATGGGCCTTTGCCACTGAAATAAAAGAGGATTTCCACTGCCTGAAGCAGGCCTTGTTCCATGCTCCTCCTTGTGTGTTCTGTAACCACTGATGACATAGCCACAGATGCCTGAGGATGTGTCTTGTCCCACCTCAACCACCTCCTCTTCAAATGCTTCCTTGGTTTggcaaggagcagctgaaggaaggATTCCCGTGGTCAGGCTGCAGCTCACCTTTGCCTCCTAGCACAGAAACCACCAAAGTACCCCCAGGACTTCCCAGCAGTGTCTTTGCTTAGACCCatgattatttttcattatttccttaCTTATTTTCCCCTCTCAAAAGGACACACTCAATCAGGGCAGAGGAGACTTAACATATGGATAGGAGCCATCTAACCTGATCGAGATGGAAGCTACTGGAAAACCTTCAgtggcaggagaggagcagaatGCAGAAATCCCCTGAGCTCCAGACTCATCACAGAGCTGAGTGGCCACTCTCTGGCTCTCTGCTTTGCACCATCATGTTTTGGGACAGCTGGAACAGGAGACTGTTTGCAATCTCTTCAGGGTTCAAAACTCAGGTGTTGGCTGGTGTTCCTTGATGATACGTGGGGACTGAGAGACCTGATACCCACTGTCCTGGAGGCAACAGCCACCACCACTCATGGTCCTTCTGCTTCTTCATCCTGCTccaaaatgtctttttcttctcctctgcaTTGGTCTTAGATGAAGTTCATCAgttacatacatacatacatgtaCATGCCTTTTTGGTAGCTTCTTTTAAAGGACTTTGAGTTTAAAAACTTCAGTAAATAATGTTTTAACAATAGGAAACAGCTATGTTTTCTCCATATGTGCTGTATGGCAGACAATGTGAACCCTGCATACAGGGAAAACTCCTAGAACATTGatcataaaaatatataaaatataaaaataaaatccctttGAAGTGGAGCTGATCTGTGAAACAGGCACCTGTGGTAGGCTGGTAGGTCCTGTGTGCTTCAGCTTTGGGGTGCTTTTAGTGTGGTGGAAAATGACAACCAGCAGATTGTATGCAAAGAAAAGACGTGCTGAGTAGGTCAATAGGGCAGGTTCTCTTATCTGGCTCTGGGCTCCAGTCCAGATTTAGAAGGGCTGCTTGTCCATCAGTCTTTCTCACTTCCAAACCCTACCTAGTCTGTTTTGAAACTTCTGGTGTGTGGCCACCAAGAGCCACTCATTACAGAAAGCATCCCAGCTTCCTGGAAACAGCCAATTAATTTTGTGCTGGTCAAAGAAGAAGTCTTAGCTGGCTGAATTTCCATTGGCATTGCCTGGCTGAATTGGTGAAGCTCGGGCAGCCAGTCCCTCCAAAGTACTTGTGCCCTGTACTAGATTCACATTCACTCTTGAGCTACTAAAAGTCATGGGCTAGCAGTCACTACAGTTTACATCTGGAGGATATTTGGGGGAAGATGGATGTCAGACCCTCACTTGACCAGTTTCCTGACAGCAGTGCCTGAATCTGAGTTGGCCACACAGAAAATGTCCATACTGTGACGTGGACTGAGGTCACGcttgctgggagccagcagcgctTGCCCTCCTCAATTATCATGGGCTGGTTGGCAGACACGACCTCCACACCCTTTTGAGCCATGCTGTGGAGCATTGTTGCCTTTGAATCCATTTTAATCTGCTTGCTGTAGCTTGTATTCCAGGGCAGGCTGCAATCGCTGGCTGCCCCCTGTTTCTTCTCTCAGCACAGTGGGTGTGAATGGTTGTGCCTTACTGCACATACAGATATATGTGTGCCTGTGTAGAGAACGTGTATGTGTGTCCTGAGCACGGGGATGGAAATCCGAGGGagaaacagaataaataaatggtggaataaaaccaaagcaaaacaaaaatatctgtgttttgtttcctcCTGGAGAAATGAAGAAGCCTGAGGAAGAATGGACAGAACTGGTAGCAGCAGGCAAAAAAAAGGGTGAGATTTCCACTGGCATTAGGActtcaaaatttaaatttaatatgAGAGGGCAACTACTGAAGAAGAGGGAGGAGTAGGACTTTTTGACGAAAGTCTGGGATGCAGAGGCGTGGAAACATGAGGATGTCAGGGAGCATTAGCAGGACAGAGCATATCAGAGACAAGCGGGATTCAAACCAGGAGGGTGCTGTGGGCTCAGAACCCCAGGGCGATGCCTGTGGCTCCGTGGGCGCTTGTCCTGCCCGTGGATGAGCCCGGGAGGCTCCGAGCGCGCCGGGACACGCGGGGACCCACCCGGTGCGACCCCTCCGCGCCGCCAGGGGGCGCAGCGCACGGCGCGGCCCAGGACGAACCAAACCCGCTGGGGAATGGGGGGTGGGCGTTGGGTTGTCCCATTCCTCCGCGTCCCCTAGGAACGAGTTCGCCCGGCCTCCAGCGCCACCGCGCGTGGAGCGGGAGTGGGAATGGCAGTGGAagtggggatgggaatgggaaggcTGGGTTGTTCGTGCGCCCCTCGGATGAGCGCGGGAGCGGGGTCTGCGCGGCGGAAAGCACGCGGAGCGCCGCGCGGACCGCTGCCCCCCCCGCGGACACGCGGAGCCGTCGCTAACGAGCGGAGCCGTAGGGTCGGGGGAAGGGCGATGCCAGGGATTACCCTGGGAAAGGTGACGGAGGGGGCGAGCAGGGAGAAATGGTCGCGGCCTCCGCAGTTCGAGAGAGCAGCGGTGCGTTCCGGAGCGCTGGGAAAAGCCGCCGGCGGTGGTCGGCAAGGACCGACCCCCACATACGCTGACGCGAGCGGCCTGGGCGGGAGGAGGTGGGACGGCAGTGAACTGCTGAGCTGGGAAAGCACCAACAGAGCGGCTCGTTGGTCTAGGGGTATGATTCTCGCTTCGGGTGCGAGAGGTCCCGGGTTCAAATCCCGGACGAGCCCGCCGGGAAGGGGATGCGCAAGCCCCCTTCCTATATTTTGCTGCCGCGGGGGCCTCCTGCGCTTTTGCGCCTCAGTGCCGCCACGAGCGGGAC contains the following coding sequences:
- the RCSD1 gene encoding capZ-interacting protein isoform X2, producing MENRPAETNSEVDKSASPSVAQLAGKFKEQAASIPGKEVPPHKPTRRKPPCSLPLYSHKTETSDNDEQKRSPNACPIPKVKVKSSPMIEKLQANLAFAPAALLPGVSPKSPGMKVLVSPFSTPPSTPTSPGTQSQPSETPVSFDQPPESTQLQFYNKVRTRGSIKRRPPSRRFRRSLSEYGDGEDLGVSLSSPENGAREDEVFGPNGKTEEVETGSKEQKKQAGSDEKPPSRTGSSRSEDEEKGNKEQKRQAESDEKPPSKRASSGSEDGGKGEKQAEEITPCKNNTGNTKEEEVCHDGPGEENSPQPPSGNNEMCDSPQGEEQQSTACEQGKGDKEKEGAECETKESSESTDTQRTSDTEETALAPEPLQDAVGLGTASEPSVSVTQDQGTA
- the RCSD1 gene encoding capZ-interacting protein isoform X1, whose protein sequence is MRATGGGSMRADENRPAETNSEVDKSASPSVAQLAGKFKEQAASIPGKEVPPHKPTRRKPPCSLPLYSHKTETSDNDEQKRSPNACPIPKVKVKSSPMIEKLQANLAFAPAALLPGVSPKSPGMKVLVSPFSTPPSTPTSPGTQSQPSETPVSFDQPPESTQLQFYNKVRTRGSIKRRPPSRRFRRSLSEYGDGEDLGVSLSSPENGAREDEVFGPNGKTEEVETGSKEQKKQAGSDEKPPSRTGSSRSEDEEKGNKEQKRQAESDEKPPSKRASSGSEDGGKGEKQAEEITPCKNNTGNTKEEEVCHDGPGEENSPQPPSGNNEMCDSPQGEEQQSTACEQGKGDKEKEGAECETKESSESTDTQRTSDTEETALAPEPLQDAVGLGTASEPSVSVTQDQGTA
- the RCSD1 gene encoding capZ-interacting protein isoform X4; amino-acid sequence: MENRPAETNSEVDKSASPSVAQLAGKFKEQAASIPGKEKRSPNACPIPKVKVKSSPMIEKLQANLAFAPAALLPGVSPKSPGMKVLVSPFSTPPSTPTSPGTQSQPSETPVSFDQPPESTQLQFYNKVRTRGSIKRRPPSRRFRRSLSEYGDGEDLGVSLSSPENGAREDEVFGPNGKTEEVETGSKEQKKQAGSDEKPPSRTGSSRSEDEEKGNKEQKRQAESDEKPPSKRASSGSEDGGKGEKQAEEITPCKNNTGNTKEEEVCHDGPGEENSPQPPSGNNEMCDSPQGEEQQSTACEQGKGDKEKEGAECETKESSESTDTQRTSDTEETALAPEPLQDAVGLGTASEPSVSVTQDQGTA
- the RCSD1 gene encoding capZ-interacting protein isoform X3, with product MRATGGGSMRADENRPAETNSEVDKSASPSVAQLAGKFKEQAASIPGKEKRSPNACPIPKVKVKSSPMIEKLQANLAFAPAALLPGVSPKSPGMKVLVSPFSTPPSTPTSPGTQSQPSETPVSFDQPPESTQLQFYNKVRTRGSIKRRPPSRRFRRSLSEYGDGEDLGVSLSSPENGAREDEVFGPNGKTEEVETGSKEQKKQAGSDEKPPSRTGSSRSEDEEKGNKEQKRQAESDEKPPSKRASSGSEDGGKGEKQAEEITPCKNNTGNTKEEEVCHDGPGEENSPQPPSGNNEMCDSPQGEEQQSTACEQGKGDKEKEGAECETKESSESTDTQRTSDTEETALAPEPLQDAVGLGTASEPSVSVTQDQGTA